The Nitrospira tepida genome includes a window with the following:
- a CDS encoding SEC-C metal-binding domain-containing protein, whose translation MFKSWGDVPHDNAQFVSRMFQMHTSVVRGSAYPEQTQRELAEIQGRFEGVFLARVGIGPKRASQLLTKIIQTQEARASEWYQGIGEASLRGRERWKEIHKRRRKGLNLAEIEFVRKYPTAKHAAWAECTRALLNTDCSFIPVSQSDIPIDPSPTMQEWQSLIRLIGCTNVDIVKMQSPVEMMKRPLFVLGGNRLLLCDLSNALDQLWNAFDNVAQSECDFCDVYSKWKAKWLEEEAEAHFNRLFAKEHVFRGLAYPDPDKAGGTAELDLAVYWAPFLILCEAKARNFRFESQMGDLGRLRTDLERNLEDAFEQARRAARHISSVQEATLTETKTGRQLVIRKDEVKKTYLMTVSLHHLSIAATRLSALAPLGLFQDHEYPYSTSIADLDTITEFCPGPDAFLHYVERRTALEKGPVEVLGDELSLFGAYLQNRLRLDDLDVRPKKGMHNMATFLGFEDKFDRVMQFRRGDRTECPTIEFEIPIQVKRIFRELQGRFANQDARWIAFSLLDLSYPALRTLARMFDEIRKQVPSSGKLCRNTIALDDLVISLIASRDLPLDKLRQATVHRALLEKYRRRAKKSIGFGIHLPDSVRLFHGAVWFSGEWHQDPNMEALIREDVFSFPMSGSKLPGANEPCFCGSSIKFKKCCRGRIEAARRAE comes from the coding sequence ATGTTCAAGTCGTGGGGGGATGTCCCACACGATAATGCTCAGTTTGTCTCACGCATGTTTCAGATGCACACGTCCGTCGTCAGGGGGTCCGCCTACCCTGAGCAGACTCAGAGAGAGCTTGCGGAAATTCAAGGGCGCTTCGAAGGAGTTTTTCTCGCTCGCGTCGGCATAGGCCCCAAACGTGCCAGCCAGTTGCTAACTAAAATCATACAAACACAGGAAGCCCGCGCCAGCGAGTGGTACCAAGGAATTGGCGAAGCTTCCCTCAGAGGAAGAGAGCGGTGGAAGGAGATTCATAAGAGGCGTCGGAAAGGCTTGAACTTAGCCGAGATCGAATTCGTCCGGAAGTACCCTACTGCCAAGCATGCCGCATGGGCCGAGTGCACACGGGCGCTTCTCAATACAGACTGCTCATTCATCCCGGTGTCCCAGAGTGATATTCCGATCGACCCATCACCCACGATGCAGGAGTGGCAATCGTTGATCAGGCTTATCGGCTGCACCAACGTCGACATTGTAAAAATGCAATCTCCGGTGGAGATGATGAAGCGCCCCCTCTTTGTCTTAGGCGGAAACCGCCTCTTGCTGTGTGACCTATCAAATGCCCTCGACCAGTTGTGGAACGCGTTTGACAATGTCGCACAGTCAGAATGCGATTTTTGCGACGTCTACTCAAAATGGAAAGCCAAATGGCTTGAGGAGGAGGCCGAAGCCCACTTCAATCGCCTATTCGCCAAGGAACATGTCTTTCGGGGACTCGCGTATCCGGATCCAGATAAAGCTGGAGGAACGGCTGAACTGGACCTGGCCGTATATTGGGCACCGTTTCTGATTCTCTGTGAGGCGAAGGCACGTAATTTCCGGTTCGAATCTCAGATGGGTGACCTTGGGCGGCTGCGCACCGATTTAGAACGGAACCTTGAGGATGCATTTGAGCAGGCAAGGCGAGCAGCCAGGCATATCAGCAGTGTTCAAGAGGCCACGTTGACTGAGACAAAAACTGGAAGGCAACTAGTCATAAGAAAGGACGAGGTCAAAAAAACATACTTGATGACGGTCAGCCTTCATCACTTATCCATCGCGGCCACCAGGTTATCCGCATTGGCACCGCTCGGGCTGTTTCAGGATCACGAATACCCATACTCAACTTCCATTGCGGACTTGGATACCATAACGGAATTTTGTCCTGGTCCTGACGCTTTTCTTCACTATGTTGAGCGTAGGACGGCACTGGAGAAAGGACCCGTGGAGGTGCTCGGTGATGAGTTGTCCCTTTTTGGCGCATATCTGCAGAATCGACTTCGTCTCGATGATCTCGATGTGAGGCCGAAGAAAGGCATGCACAACATGGCAACCTTTCTTGGCTTTGAGGACAAATTCGATCGTGTGATGCAATTCCGTCGAGGGGATAGGACGGAATGCCCAACGATCGAGTTTGAGATTCCTATCCAGGTGAAGAGGATCTTCAGAGAGTTGCAGGGGCGCTTTGCAAATCAAGATGCTCGATGGATTGCCTTTTCCTTGTTGGATTTGTCTTATCCTGCTCTCAGAACGCTAGCAAGAATGTTTGATGAAATCAGAAAGCAGGTACCCTCATCCGGGAAACTCTGTCGAAATACCATTGCTCTAGACGACCTGGTGATCTCCCTTATTGCATCACGCGATTTGCCTTTGGATAAGTTACGGCAGGCTACTGTTCATAGAGCTCTTTTGGAGAAATATCGGCGACGCGCAAAGAAGAGCATAGGTTTTGGTATTCACCTTCCAGATAGTGTGCGGCTCTTCCATGGCGCCGTATGGTTTAGTGGAGAATGGCACCAGGACCCTAATATGGAGGCTCTGATTAGGGAGGATGTGTTCTCTTTCCCGATGTCTGGATCCAAACTTCCCGGTGCCAATGAACCTTGTTTCTGTGGGAGCAGCATCAAGTTCAAAAAGTGCTGTCGCGGAAGGATTGAGGCTGCCCGACGCGCTGAATGA
- a CDS encoding DUF167 domain-containing protein, whose translation MSTGFIHDTAQGAVLTVHVQPNAPRTECVGPYGDALKIRVAAPPVEGAANEALIRFLAERCGVPAGAIVIRSGASARRKQILLKGLSAQSVAEKLRL comes from the coding sequence ATGAGCACCGGGTTCATCCACGACACCGCTCAAGGGGCGGTGCTGACGGTCCACGTGCAGCCGAACGCGCCGCGCACCGAATGTGTCGGGCCATATGGTGACGCGCTGAAGATAAGGGTGGCGGCGCCGCCGGTGGAGGGCGCGGCCAACGAGGCGCTGATTCGGTTTCTGGCCGAGCGTTGCGGTGTGCCGGCTGGGGCGATCGTGATTCGTTCAGGGGCATCCGCGAGGCGAAAACAGATTCTGCTCAAGGGCCTGTCGGCTCAATCCGTGGCCGAAAAATTGCGGTTATGA
- a CDS encoding glycine zipper family protein: protein MTNAAHSQSRGVSLLCVWLLLSGLPGCSGPKPILYPNGHLKSVGEEAAERDIEDCREVAEQAGAEEGSGAAGRAAGSAVIGAGAGAAGGAVGGAIAGDPGIGAAVGAVSGFVWGLFSGLFSWMFGSSAPNQAYVNVVNRCLVEKGYEVSGWQ from the coding sequence ATGACGAACGCGGCGCATTCGCAGTCGAGGGGCGTGAGCCTGCTTTGCGTCTGGTTGTTGCTCAGCGGCCTGCCCGGTTGTTCCGGCCCGAAACCGATTCTCTATCCGAACGGCCATTTAAAGTCGGTGGGGGAAGAGGCGGCGGAAAGGGACATCGAGGATTGTCGGGAAGTCGCCGAGCAGGCCGGAGCCGAGGAGGGAAGCGGCGCGGCCGGCCGTGCGGCCGGCAGCGCGGTGATTGGAGCCGGGGCTGGTGCGGCAGGGGGAGCCGTGGGCGGTGCGATTGCGGGCGACCCGGGCATCGGCGCGGCGGTGGGCGCCGTGTCGGGGTTCGTCTGGGGCCTCTTCAGCGGGTTGTTCAGTTGGATGTTCGGCTCGTCCGCGCCCAACCAGGCCTATGTGAACGTCGTGAATCGCTGTCTCGTGGAGAAGGGGTATGAGGTGAGCGGATGGCAGTGA